ATCCTGGTCCTCGACGACGACGAGTCCTTTTGTAAGCTGGTTCAAGCAATTGCCGGTAAGCAGGACGTCCAGTTAGAGTATATTACTCACGCCGATGAGATTGAGAATGTACCAGATCTTGAGTATTTCGATGCCATTTGGATCGATTACGATCTACTTGAAACCACAGGGCTTGCGGTCGCAGAAGAGTTAAACGAAAATCACCCGACAGTTCCTGTTGTGATGATCAGTAGCAGCAACCGAGTGTTCACTGACGACATGAAAGAGTTAAAAAATATCAAGGGAATCTTAAGCAAGTGGGAGCTGAGTGATGAAGAAATTAGGCATGATATCTTAGAGAGCTCCCTCGGTCATTTTCATTCTTCAGAAGACGTACATAGCAAAGATTGGGTCAACAACGACGATGAACAGTTGGAACATCTGCGAGATCATTTTCAGCAGGAAGTGCCCCATGAAAAGTACCGCGCTTAGTACATCGCTATCTGCGATCTACTAAGCGGCTATTGAGCCAAATACCGTGCGCATATCAGCGACCTCGGATGGCATGAACGACTGTTGTTAATGCGAATAGGGCAAGGCCTACGACAAATAAAATCTTAGCAAAACCAGCTGCGGTTCCGGCAATGCCGCCAAAGCCAAAGACACCGGCAACAATTGCGAGTAGTAAAAATCCTAAAGCCCAAGAAAACATGTTGATCTCCTTTTCAAGGTGTTAAATGAGATATGATTATCGAATCCACTTGCCTCTAGATAAGCTCCAACAGTTCATGTTGGAGCTCTATTATTAGTGACTAATCTTAGCATCGCTAGTCTCAAGAACTACAACCGCATGACCTTTGTTACCCTTTTCAGAAAAAATCTTTCCCAAGCTAGCAAGACGATAGGTTTCATCATCTTTAAAAAGTTGATCCATTTGTGAGCGATCACTCATAGCTGCCTTCACAACAGCATCATCGGTTTCTAGTGTTCTATTAAACCAGTTGGGGCGCTCAGCCATATTATAAACTGAAATATCGAACTCGCCTCCGATGGCGGTAATTTCGTTCTCAACGGCATCGGCTCGATTGTCAGCCAGGTCTTCGAGACGATCGAGTCTATCATCTGAGAAACTTGAAGATTCGTTGAAAAGAGGAACATTACTATCAGCCCAGGTCGCAATGTGAATACGCTTAATCACTTTCTCACCACGTGTCGCCTCAAGCTGGGCCCGTAACTTCTCCACTGCATCTTCACCAAGCCTGTATTGAGAATCTGTAAAGCTTAGCACCACAGTCTGCTTATCGAAAACATCGTAGATCGCCGTTCGAGTCATATGTTCGGCTTTCTCTACTGTGGATGATGGGTTGCTATAATCTGCTGCTAATGATGGTGTTGACATAACAAGAGCAGTCGCAAGTGAGGCACCTAAAGTTGTTCTTAAATTCTTCATGTGAATAATCCTTTCAAAGTTATAAAACATCAAAATATCTTCAAATCAGATAGATTATTGATTTCTAAAAAACGAGCCGAGAGTTTCCTGGCCATTTTTGTTGGGATGAAAGCAGTCGAAGGCTAGCTCAGTCTCTGCAATGCCCCAAGTTCGTATTCCTTCGGCGAGAGTCACGCTATCTCCTAGAATTTCCGGAACCAATTCTGCAATAGTTTGATTGAATCCCTCGACTCGGCTTTGAGCATCGTCACGGAATAGCGGTTCACAGGTATTTTTACGGAAATCTTCACAGCTAGCTAAGTCTGTGTCCACGCCGCCGATTTCGGGGCCGTATTCGTAAGTATAGGAAAGAATTTTATAGACTGGTGGTACATAGCCTACAAGGTATTGGCTATCAGAACTGTGATTGCTTTTTACAAGCTTTAGCTTCTCAGAGTACTGGGTGCGGAACTCATCCTGGGTGAGGTCAGCACAGAAATCATTGCCTCCCAACATAAAGAAAACATAGTTAGATTTCTTATCACCCAATTCCTGACTAACCTTTTCAACCATCTGATCAACGTCCTTGAGCCGCCCTCCAAATTTAGCGGCGGAGACAACACCCACGTCGCTGGAACTTAAACCCTCTCGTTCCGCGACCAATGCAGGGATTCCGTAGCTTTCCGTGCTTGTGGATGCTGCCACATCAGAGCGAGCGAATGATTTTTGGAGGTCTAATTGGGTGAAGCCTTCTGATGAGATCACGTCAGTAAAGTTTTCAAACAGCTCTAGGCCAGGTTGTTCGCCTAGTTCGGTAGATGCTAAAACACCAGTAGAAATACTATCGCCATATACAGTAAGAACAACTTCCTTGTTCTGATCAAAGCTTTGTTGTTCCTGAGGTGGATTCGAATCGTCATCGTTCGAATCTCCACACGCTCCCATCAGAGCTGTGAGTCCAAGTACTACACTTCCCTTTACGATATGATTCATGACGTTTTCCTTTCTTCGACCGATGTGAGTTTCACACGATATGTTTCCGCGACATCTGAGACAAAGCAATGCTCGTGCCAAGAAAAAAACCTTGGTTTCTAGCGGAGTCGGTTGAAGATTGAAGGTTGCCGCCTACATGTGGTGTAGGGCTAAGGGACTCAGTGGTGCACATATGGCCTAATAAAGTTCATTCGGCGTGTCATGAGGTGTTAATGAGATAATACGACGCCGTTTGCTAGGGGAAGGTTTTGTAAAAAGCGATCTCAGCCTGAGAATCATCACGGACTTTGTAACGAGTCAATGAGAAGCGTTCGAGGCTTTCTTGCTCGTCTTGAGGGAGAAGCTCAACAAGCTGTTGTTGTGCAATCAAGATATTTGTTTTCGGTACCCCTTGTTCAAATAGTACCTTTTGAAACTTTCATAGCGAGTGGCTTTGACGATAGCATCGCCGTACAGCTCGTAGTTGTGTAGACCAGTTCTTTGAAAGTAGCCATTGACTTGGCCATAGGCAGCTCCTACGGCACAGTAAACCGGGCGATTCTTAAAATGAACTTCAGCAGCTTCTTTAAATACCTGAATAAATTGTTTGCAAAGATCCATTGTAACCTTACCAACGTCACCATCGCAGGTAAAAGGAAAGCCCACTGAACAAAGGAAGCCATCACCCATCTCTTGCGTGAGCATTGAGACTATGAGGATCGTAGTTTCTCATCATAACTCGGTGACAACGCTTCAGCACAGATTCAAAAAACGGGTAATTCTCAGAGTGACCCAGAGTGCTCGATGATTGAATATCGAAAGAGATACAAGCTGCAAGATGTTTGCCTGTCGGCATCGTTTCTTCGAGTCGTGATTTGTTTTCCGTAATCATGGTGACTTGATGGGGGTAGATCAGCTTTTTTAGTTCGCCAATAAGGGCGAGGTTCTTATTGTTTCCTTCTGTTAGCTCGCTGTTTAGTGCATACACCCGATTGTATGATTCTGAAAGCCGGCTTCCTACGAGGTGGCTTTGCAGAAGAAAAAATAGTGTCATGCTATAGCCTGTAAGATATGACCAGTTCAGGACCCCTTGGCTAATCAAAATATCGGTGCCGATGGTGAACAGGGGTAGGGCCGAAGATATTAGGATAAACCGAGCTCCTGGTATTTTTAGGAGAGACGCTCTGACAAGTGGGATCAAAACGCCAAAAATGATGCCAACAACCAAGATGAGCTGGTAGTAAGTCAAGTACTGAAAGGGGCGATCGAAGTAGATGAGAATGGTTGTGCACGCAAGTAAAAATAGCCCTACGATTCCATTTCGGAGGTTTTTCGGTAAGGTTTTCGGAAAAAGGTTGGCCACATAAAGAACAAAAAACAGTGGAGCTATAAAAATGGATAGGTACTCCAAGACACCTGCAACTTGCTCCCAGGACTCTTTGTACAGATAGGTTTGTCTGAGCCAATAACTAGAACCAACAACTCTTAAGCTTGATGCAAAACATGTTAAGCCTAGGGTAAGAGCGGTGATGTCGCGGCGGAAGTTAACATAAATCATAAAATTATAGAGACCGAGGATCAGCAGTGATCCGAGGCAGATGATATCCGAAAACACAGGGCTTGTGAGTTCTCGTTCTAGCAGTTCACCGGGAAGGACTTTGAACTCTGGGGAGCCACCGTAAAGAGGGCGATAGTTGCTCTGAAAGATTTCGAACACCCAAACTTGATCGGGACCTTCAGAGACAAAGGGCACCATCTTGATGCCATAGCCATAGCCCTCCGATTGAAAGTCTCTCGCTGGAAAACCGACTCGTGCCTGTAGGGAGCGCCTTTTCCCCCCTAAAGGGTAAATTCTAATCAATGATGGCAGGTGAAATCTTGCAAAAAGTGCATAACCGTGTTTTCTAGATGGAAGCCCTTTGAGGAAGTAACGAAGGGAAATGTGTGTTCCTTTTGGATACTTTTGGACAATGCCCAAGGCTTGCCAGTCGAGCTCTGTTCTAGTGAGAAATGTTGGGACTGCCTCACCTTGCTCAATAAGGTTGTAATTTTCAAAAACCTGCCAGGCTCCATCGAGGATAACCTCATTTTTATCGTTAAAATGGGCATGATTGATCGGAAGGTCGCTAATTGCAGAGGTTGCAGATCGAGGGAGGCAGAGTATAAAGACCACCAAGATCTGACCAAGAATGTGAGATGTGATTCCTGCCAAGTCGTGCTCGAAAGAGTTTGCGGGTCCTCTTTTAAAATACACCACTGAAGTAGGCAGAAGTCTCTAGCCACTAGTTTTGTCTGAAAGAAATACGATAGCCAGCGAATTTTCTAATATTGATAACTCCCGTATCGAATATGAGGTACTGGCCCTTGATCCCTTTCAGAGTACCTTCAACCAATGGGTTTTTGTCGAAGTTGAAGGAAGTCACCTTTTTGGGATGCTCAACAATAGGATAGCGGATGTTGACGGCAGGAGCCTTGCTCCATTGATAGGTAACATCGTCCGGCATGTACTGGCGCATTTTTTCTCGCTCTTGGCATAGATCGACCTCATCAACATCACCTTTGAGCATTTTTCGCCAATTCGTTTTGTCAGAAACGATTTGCTTAAGTGCCACCTCCACTCTGCCAGCGTCAATACGGCGA
This sequence is a window from Pseudobacteriovorax antillogorgiicola. Protein-coding genes within it:
- a CDS encoding response regulator; this encodes MEASVELKTSKQNRKILVLDDDESFCKLVQAIAGKQDVQLEYITHADEIENVPDLEYFDAIWIDYDLLETTGLAVAEELNENHPTVPVVMISSSNRVFTDDMKELKNIKGILSKWELSDEEIRHDILESSLGHFHSSEDVHSKDWVNNDDEQLEHLRDHFQQEVPHEKYRA
- a CDS encoding DUF1328 domain-containing protein — protein: MFSWALGFLLLAIVAGVFGFGGIAGTAAGFAKILFVVGLALFALTTVVHAIRGR
- a CDS encoding SGNH/GDSL hydrolase family protein, which codes for MNHIVKGSVVLGLTALMGACGDSNDDDSNPPQEQQSFDQNKEVVLTVYGDSISTGVLASTELGEQPGLELFENFTDVISSEGFTQLDLQKSFARSDVAASTSTESYGIPALVAEREGLSSSDVGVVSAAKFGGRLKDVDQMVEKVSQELGDKKSNYVFFMLGGNDFCADLTQDEFRTQYSEKLKLVKSNHSSDSQYLVGYVPPVYKILSYTYEYGPEIGGVDTDLASCEDFRKNTCEPLFRDDAQSRVEGFNQTIAELVPEILGDSVTLAEGIRTWGIAETELAFDCFHPNKNGQETLGSFFRNQ
- a CDS encoding 7TM-DISM domain-containing protein, whose translation is MYFKRGPANSFEHDLAGITSHILGQILVVFILCLPRSATSAISDLPINHAHFNDKNEVILDGAWQVFENYNLIEQGEAVPTFLTRTELDWQALGIVQKYPKGTHISLRYFLKGLPSRKHGYALFARFHLPSLIRIYPLGGKRRSLQARVGFPARDFQSEGYGYGIKMVPFVSEGPDQVWVFEIFQSNYRPLYGGSPEFKVLPGELLERELTSPVFSDIICLGSLLILGLYNFMIYVNFRRDITALTLGLTCFASSLRVVGSSYWLRQTYLYKESWEQVAGVLEYLSIFIAPLFFVLYVANLFPKTLPKNLRNGIVGLFLLACTTILIYFDRPFQYLTYYQLILVVGIIFGVLIPLVRASLLKIPGARFILISSALPLFTIGTDILISQGVLNWSYLTGYSMTLFFLLQSHLVGSRLSESYNRVYALNSELTEGNNKNLALIGELKKLIYPHQVTMITENKSRLEETMPTGKHLAACISFDIQSSSTLGHSENYPFFESVLKRCHRVMMRNYDPHSLNAHARDG